From the bacterium genome, the window CCGCCCCCAGACCCGATGAGGTCATCAACATCCAATACACCTCCGGCACCACGGGTTACCCCAAGGCCGCACAGCTCACCCACCGCAACATCCTCTTCAACGGCTGGTACGTCACCGGCTGCCAGAACATCACCAGCACCGATCGCATGTGCATCCCCGTGCCCTATTACCATTGCTTTGGCTGCGTCATGGGCACGCTGGGCGCAGTGACGCGCGGCGCGGCCATGGTCATCCCGGCGGAATATTTCGACGCCGGCAAAAGCCTGAAAGCCATTGAGGAAGAGCGCTGCACCACCGTCTACGGCGTCCCCACCATGTTCATTGCCATGCTGGAGCACAAGCACTTCAAACCCAAAACCTACCCAAGCCTCCGCAGCGGCATCATGGCGGGCAGCCCCTGCCCGATTGAAGTCATGAAACGCGTCGTCAGCGACATGGGTGTACGGGAAATCACCATCGCCTATGGCCAGACGGAAACCGCCCCCGTCATCACCCAAACCCGCGCCGAGGACTCACTCGAACAACGCGTGGAAACCATCGGCCGCCCCCTTCCCGGCGTGGAAGCCAAAATCATAGACCCCACCACCCTGCAAACCCTCGGCGACAACGAGCAGGGCGAACTCTGCGCCCGCGGCCACGGCGTCATGAAAGGCTATTACAAGGACGATGCCAGCACCGAAAAAGGCTTCCTGCCCGACGGCTTCTGGCGCACGGGCGATCTTGCCACCCGCCGCCCGGACGGCAATTACAAGATCACCGGCCGCATCAAGGAAATGATCTGCCGCGGCGGCGAGAACATCTACCCGCGCGAGATCGAGGAATTTCTTTTCACCCACCCCGCCATCGAGCAATCGGCCATCTTCGGCATCCCCGACGACAAATTCGGCGAAACCTCCGCCGCCTGGGTCAGTCTCAAACATGGCCATAGCTTAACCGAGCAGGAAGTGAAGGATTTCTGCCGCAAGGGCCTGGCCCATTACAAGTGCCCCGCCCATGTCCGTTTCGTGACGGAATTCCCCCAGACCGTCAGCGGAAAACTGCAGAAATTCAAGATGCGCGAGGCCATGATGGCCGAACTGGGCCTCAAAGAACAGAAAACCGCCTGATTTCTGTCAAGGAATTGTCATGTAAATCATGGATAATCCCTGCAAACGCATAGGTAGCATATGACCATCAACAACCTGCCAAACTTCTGCCGTTATGGGCTTCAGCCTCATATTGTGTTCCAGATTCACAGCGCCCAGGAGCATTTTATCGGCCATGTGGATGTAGAATTAATGGAAGACAGCGACGGCTTTGTACCTAAAAAACTGACGTTCCATTTCCCCCATCGCCTACCGGTCCCGGTCGAATGCCGCATCCGTTCAGAAAATTGCTGGCAATACAAAGCGAGCGACGAGTCCACTCTGGCATCAAACATCATAAATCTTGCGGAGCAGGGCTTTCATTTACATGACCAGGATGGCCGTATGCTGCCAAAAGACGCCATATGGTATCGCGCCGAGAATCCAAAATCCGTCATTACCGGTATGTACGAAGCGCGGGAATCGGCGGATGCAATCCTCGCTGCACAGCGTGTCCGTTGGAATGCGATGCAGGCCCAGGCCTCTCTTGCGGAATCGGTATTTGAAGAAGCATGGATCGGCGAGAGGGCTATCGCTTAAAACATTGCAATTCCTTGCTGCACCCGCAGCGCAACCATGTTAGAAAACCCCACCTTTAAGAAACGACCGGAGTGCGTAATGGCCGGAGACAGCGTTGAAGCCAAACTTTTTGGCCTCAAATTATGGCAGCAGGTATTCATTGCACTGATTCTCGGCATCACGGCCGGCCTCTATTTCGGCAAGGATGCCGAAATGTTCAAAATCCTCGGCACCATCTTCATCAACCTCATCAAGATGGTGGTCGTCCCGCTCATTTTCTTCGCCCTCGTCTCCGGCATTACCAGCATGGAAGACTCCCACAGCTTCTCGCGCGTTGGCCTCAAGGGCCTCGGCGCTTATTTCCTCACAGCCATGTTGGCCGTCTGCTTGGGCCTGCTTTTCGGCAATCTCTTCAACCCCGGTCTCGGCCTGACGATTGATCCATCAACACTGGCGGAGCCGACCGTGCCCGCATCCGCCGCCGACAGCAAAACCGTCAGCGGCTTCATCCTCGGCATGATCCCCACCAACGCGCTGCGTGCCATGACGGAGGATCACTTCCTGCAAGTGGTCGTCTTCTCCATCTTCACCGGCGTCACCATGAACCTGGTGGCCGACCGCTGCCGCCACCTGCGCGTGATGGTCTATGAATCCGCCCAGGTCTGCTTCAAGATGATCGAGATGATCGTCCGCCTCGCCCCGCTGGCCGTTTTCGGCTTCATTTCCTGGAGCGTCGGCACACTCGGCATGGATGTCATCAAGTCCCTGCTGCAATTTGTCGTGGCCGTCATCGGCGCCTGCCTGGTGCAATATGTGTTTTTCGGCATCATGCTGATGGTATTGGCGCGGCTCAATCCGCTCAAATTCTACAAAAAAATGTTCACCACGCAGCTGATGGCCTTCTCTACCTCTTCCTCCAAGGCCACGCTCACCACCGCCATGCGCGAGCTGCAGGAAAAGCTCGGCGTCTCCGAACGCAGCACCAACTTCCTTATGCCGCTCGGCGCCTGTATCAACATGGACGGAACCGCCATCTATCTCGGCCTTTGCGCCGTGTTCTTCTCCCAGATTTTCGGCGTGCATCTCGGCATGCATGAATATCTCGTGCTCATCATCACCTGCACCTTCGGTTCCATCGGCGCGGCGGGCATTCCCAGCGGCTCCATCATCTTCATGGGCATGGTGCTGACGTCGGTGAACATTCCCATGGGCGGCATCGCCCTCATCCTGGGCGTGGACCGCATCCTCGACATGGTGCGCACCACCATCAACATCACCGGCGACGCCACCATCACCACCATCGTGGATGCATCGGAAAAAACGCTGGATCGGGATACCTACAACCGTTGAATCATTAGGTTAGGATTAAAGCCTGGGTTCTCGTCCAGAGAATAAAGGTCCATCTCATATTCTATTGTCTGCCGGTATTTCCGGTCCAGCGCATCTAAGTTGGTCTTGCACACAGGCCCATCCAGTTCAGAAAGTCTGAGCACCGCTTCAA encodes:
- a CDS encoding AMP-binding protein, which codes for APRPDEVINIQYTSGTTGYPKAAQLTHRNILFNGWYVTGCQNITSTDRMCIPVPYYHCFGCVMGTLGAVTRGAAMVIPAEYFDAGKSLKAIEEERCTTVYGVPTMFIAMLEHKHFKPKTYPSLRSGIMAGSPCPIEVMKRVVSDMGVREITIAYGQTETAPVITQTRAEDSLEQRVETIGRPLPGVEAKIIDPTTLQTLGDNEQGELCARGHGVMKGYYKDDASTEKGFLPDGFWRTGDLATRRPDGNYKITGRIKEMICRGGENIYPREIEEFLFTHPAIEQSAIFGIPDDKFGETSAAWVSLKHGHSLTEQEVKDFCRKGLAHYKCPAHVRFVTEFPQTVSGKLQKFKMREAMMAELGLKEQKTA
- a CDS encoding cation:dicarboxylase symporter family transporter, which gives rise to MLENPTFKKRPECVMAGDSVEAKLFGLKLWQQVFIALILGITAGLYFGKDAEMFKILGTIFINLIKMVVVPLIFFALVSGITSMEDSHSFSRVGLKGLGAYFLTAMLAVCLGLLFGNLFNPGLGLTIDPSTLAEPTVPASAADSKTVSGFILGMIPTNALRAMTEDHFLQVVVFSIFTGVTMNLVADRCRHLRVMVYESAQVCFKMIEMIVRLAPLAVFGFISWSVGTLGMDVIKSLLQFVVAVIGACLVQYVFFGIMLMVLARLNPLKFYKKMFTTQLMAFSTSSSKATLTTAMRELQEKLGVSERSTNFLMPLGACINMDGTAIYLGLCAVFFSQIFGVHLGMHEYLVLIITCTFGSIGAAGIPSGSIIFMGMVLTSVNIPMGGIALILGVDRILDMVRTTINITGDATITTIVDASEKTLDRDTYNR